The following are from one region of the Ananas comosus cultivar F153 linkage group 20, ASM154086v1, whole genome shotgun sequence genome:
- the LOC109725909 gene encoding probable apyrase 6: protein MRRSNAPPRAIDPGAAAATTTTKMDSSALPQLQSLLLSQIPSSIPKLSRSSGGGVCVLAAASPALAVFLYLLVASRGWTPPEFAIIIDGGSTGSRIHVFGYRIGWGGVPQLDLERTASMKVNPGLSAYAEEPSRAGESLLGLLEFARGMVPRDRWGETEVRLMATAGLRLVEAGVVERILESCRKVLKASRFRFQDQWAGVISGTDEGIYAWVAANYALGALGGDPQKTTGILELGGASAQVTFVTSEHLPSEFSQVLKLGDATYNLYSNSFLHLGQNVAYESLHELLSSRHLKSKSLQEVIYRDPCSPRGFLHSMRSLKLSAGVRFTAYAVGNFSECRSAALALLQKGKEKCVYHHCPLGSSFVPKLQGRFLATENFFYTSKFFGLGPTSFLSDLLLAGERFCNEDWLKHKKRHHSLDEEELLLYCFSSAYIVALLHDSLGIALDDKRIDFANEVGSVPLDWALGAFVMQKALNPSFSYSDWITDAIGVTVNPSTVLSNFIIPAFLALTAWSILKWKKPLSETMFYWEKWRYVITRVDR from the exons ATGCGTCGCTCTAATGCTCCACCTCGCGCGATCGATCCCGGGGCagccgccgccaccaccaccaccaagaTGGACTCATCGGCGCTGCCTCAGCTCCAATCGCTCCTCCTCTCCCAGATCCCTTCCTCCATTCCTAAGCTCAGCCGCAGCAGCGGCGGTGGCGTCTGTGTCCTCGCCGCCGCTTCCCCAGCCTTGGCCGTGTTCCTTTACCTCCTCGTCGCATCACGCGGCTGGACGCCTCCGGAATTCGCTATTATCATCGATGGTGGGAGCACGGGATCCCGGATCCATGTCTTCGGGTACCGGATCGGGTGGGGAGGAGTTCCGCAGCTCGATCTCGAGCGTACAGCTTCGATGAAGGTGAATCCGGGTCTTTCGGCGTATGCGGAGGAACCCAGCCGTGCCGGCGAGTCTCTGCTAGGGCTTTTGGAGTTCGCGAGAGGGATGGTGCCGAGGGATCGGTGGGGGGAGACGGAGGTGAGGTTAATGGCGACCGCGGGCTTGCGGCTTGTTGAAGCTGGGGTTGTGGAGAGGATATTGGAGTCTTGCAGGAAAGTTCTTAAGGCTTCGAGGTTCCGGTTCCAGGATCAATGGGCCGGTGTGATCTCAG GCACTGATGAAGGCATATATGCATGGGTTGCGGCAAACTATGCCCTGGGCGCTCTTGGAGGTGACCCTCAGAAAACAACTGGAATACTTGAACTTGGTGGAGCATCTGCTCAG GTGACATTTGTTACAAGTGAACATTTGCCCTCAGAGTTCTCACAGGTGCTTAAGCTTGGGGATGCCACATATAATCTATACAGCAACAGCTTTCTACATCTTGGTCAG AATGTGGCATATGAATCACTTCATGAACTTCTTAGCTCAAGACACCTGAAATCAA AATCACTTCAGGAGGTGATATATAGAGATCCGTGCTCTCCTAGAGGGTTCTTGCATAGTATGAGATCACTGAAGCTATCTGCTGGCGTCCGGTTCACTGCTTATGCAGTTGGTAATTTTTCTGAGTGTAGATCTGCTGCATTGGCACTGCTCCAGAAAGGAAAAG AGAAATGTGTATATCATCACTGCCCCTTGGGTTCATCCTTTGTGCCGAAGCTGCAGGGGAGATTCTTAGCTACAGAGAATTTCTTTTACACTTCAAAG TTCTTTGGGCTTGGTCCAACATCATTTCTCTCTGATTTATTGTTGGCTGGGGAACGATTTTGTAACGAAGATTGGTTAAAGCATAAGAAGCGCCATCATTCTTTGGATGAGGAGGAACTCCTCTTATATTGCTTCTCCTCAGCATATATCGTGGCCTTACTGCACGACAGTCTTGGCATCGCTTTGGATGATAAAAG GATTGATTTTGCGAACGAGGTGGGCAGCGTCCCACTCGACTGGGCACTCGGTGCTTTCGTCATGCAGAAAGCATTAAACCCGAGCTTCAGCTACTCGGATTGGATAACCGATGCAATCGGTGTTACTGTTAACCCGTCGACGGTCCTTTCTAACTTCATAATCCCCGCTTTTTTAGCCCTTACAGCATGGTCCATTTTGAAATGGAAGAAGCCCCTCTCAGAAACTATGTTTTACTGGGAGAAATGGCGATACGTTATTACGCGAGTCGACCGGTGA
- the LOC109726002 gene encoding ATPase GET3-like yields the protein MVLLSPSPHLARHLSLAASRHLSPWSTSLPLPRSRPLLLVRRRVLHVQAIATPAETTVGFDEMAADTKRKYYMLGGKGGVGKTSCAASLAVKFANNGHPTLVVSTDPAHSLSDSFAQDLSGGTLVPVDGPDSPLFALEINPEKAREEFRTASQKSGGTGVKDIMDSMGLGMLVEQLGELKLGELLDTPPPGLDEAIAISKVMQFVEAQEYSMFTRIIFDTAPTGHTLRLLSLPDFLDASIGKIMTLKRKLASATSAIKSVFGQEETQPDASDKLEQLRERMVKVRELFRDTELTEFIIVTIPTVMAISESSRLHASLKKENVPVKRLIVNQVLPPSASDCKFCAMKRKDQTRALDMIQNDPELMGLKRIQAPLVDVEIRGVPALRFLGEIIWK from the exons ATGGTGCTCCTCTCCCCATCGCCCCACCTCGCGCGCCACCTCTCCCTCGCGGCCTCTCGACACCTCTCACCATGGTCGACCTCGCTCCCCCTTCCTCGCTCGCGGCCCCTCCTCCTCGTCCGTCGCCGCGTCCTCCACG TGCAAGCAATTGCTACTCCAGCAGAAACTACTGTTGGGTTCGACGAGATGGCTGCTGACACAAAGCGGAAGTATTACATGCTTGGCGGCAAAGGTGGTGTCGGCAAGACAAGCTGCGCAGCTTCCCTCGCCGTGAAGTTTGCAAACAACGGCCATCCGACCCTTGTAGTCTCAACTGATCCTGCTCATTCTTTAAGTGATTCCTTTGCACAG GATTTGAGTGGAGGAACATTGGTACCTGTTGATGGACCAGATTCTCCCCTATTTGCACTTGAG ATAAATCCCGAGAAGGCTAGGGAAGAGTTTCGAACCGCAAGCCAAAAAAGTGGTGGAACTGGGGTCAAAGATATCATGGATAGTATGGGACTTGGAATGCTAGTTGAGCAG CTAGGAGAACTAAAACTAGGAGAATTGCTTGACACTCCTCCCCCTGGACTAGATGAAGCTATTGCAATTTCGAAG GTTATGCAATTTGTTGAAGCACAAGAATATAGCATGTTCACCCGTATAATTTTTGACACTGCTCCTACT GGGCATACACTTCGGCTTTTGTCCTTGCCTGACTTCTTGGATGCATCTATAGGCAAGATTATGACG CTGAAGAGGAAGTTGGCTTCAGCAACCTCGGCTATTAAATCAGTTTTTGGACAAGAAGAAACACAACCGGATGCG TCTGACAAACTAGAGCAACTAAGGGAGAGGATGGTCAAAGTGCGAGAGCTTTTCCGCGACACAGAATTGACAGAATTTATTATAGTGACAATCCCAACG GTTATGGCGATCAGCGAGTCGTCGAGACTCCATGCTTCCTTAAAGAAAGAGAATGTGCCTGTGAAGAGGCTGATTGTTAACCAAGTTTTACCACCATCTGCATCAGACTGCAAATTTTGCGCAATGAAAAGGAAG GATCAAACGCGCGCCCTCGAC